In Chitinivibrio alkaliphilus ACht1, a genomic segment contains:
- a CDS encoding pirin family protein: MEKTCIYRPIHTTDHWVGDGFFVRSLFTYHHGGEDLSPFLLLDYAEPKEFPPTKQKKGIGEHPHRGFETVTIAYDGEIAHRDSSGGGGCIATGDVQWMTAGAGIVHEEFHSAAFAQQGGTMEMVQLWVNLPRKKKWTAPAYQSIAAQEIPTINLEGEKGWIRPIAGTYNNIPGPAKTHTPMNVWDLFLRSSESSTLTLPTGHTTIVAVLRGCVHCNSLDTPLNSKETALFSQDGSLITLQSTTDTRILILTGEPLKEPIAGRGPFVMNTSKEIDQAFTDYYDGAMGHLS; the protein is encoded by the coding sequence ATGGAAAAAACATGTATCTATAGACCGATCCACACCACAGATCATTGGGTGGGGGATGGTTTTTTTGTCCGCTCTCTTTTCACCTATCACCATGGTGGAGAAGACCTTTCTCCATTTCTCCTTCTTGATTACGCAGAACCGAAGGAGTTTCCCCCAACCAAACAAAAAAAAGGCATTGGTGAACATCCCCACCGTGGGTTTGAAACCGTTACTATCGCCTATGACGGTGAAATAGCCCACCGGGACTCTTCCGGTGGTGGTGGGTGTATTGCAACGGGAGATGTACAGTGGATGACAGCGGGAGCTGGCATCGTCCACGAAGAGTTTCACAGTGCCGCCTTCGCACAACAGGGAGGCACAATGGAAATGGTACAACTTTGGGTAAATCTCCCTCGGAAGAAAAAATGGACTGCCCCGGCATACCAAAGCATTGCAGCTCAAGAAATACCAACAATCAACCTTGAAGGAGAAAAGGGATGGATACGCCCGATCGCAGGAACCTACAATAATATCCCAGGGCCTGCAAAAACGCATACTCCTATGAATGTATGGGATCTCTTTCTTCGTTCATCCGAGTCCTCTACTCTTACATTACCCACAGGGCATACCACCATCGTAGCAGTCTTGCGGGGGTGCGTTCACTGCAACTCTCTGGACACCCCTCTCAATTCTAAAGAAACAGCACTTTTTTCTCAAGATGGCTCACTGATTACCCTACAGAGCACAACAGATACACGAATACTTATTCTTACCGGAGAACCGCTCAAGGAGCCAATTGCAGGTCGAGGCCCCTTTGTTATGAATACATCTAAGGAAATAGACCAAGCCTTTACCGATTATTATGACGGTGCCATGGGACATCTTTCATAG
- a CDS encoding GH36-type glycosyl hydrolase domain-containing protein: MTDTKRNNGSFSFSKDNEVLIKEKSGDMTREPWLMLLARREKKPTETLCWGLTNNGTTFARIGTQEGDILNGFVHEDPYKTRLLGPYAYLVDEDGSYFSNTWYPVLHEDQTLDTTYGFGYVVYKTSYNNLDVETTNFVPNEYDAMVQILKIKNTGSSQRTVKLYNVNPINIGDARDIQFSGFNTLMMGGATIDRDVNGVVWRNSYGIPFTDNEERINGVFGKVAVHTTSLENKSFSTRYDEFVGHHTNTMANPEAVVSGAELPNRDAHELTSALSAIQNELTLAPGEEREVVVVLAAASTEDYYCENKRDLKAFLADALKPEKAWKMFQSVKDDWNGELDMLQVSVDGLEELTPSFKWLQYQCAMVALLNRMKSRFHSGFEYGYGFRDILQDLLALLPYDPAGAKELIKYTAQQMFSDGYVYHNFYVSSPGVKEFVASDDPLWLIFAVCEYIKESGDMDILDEVVPYVDAMEGHPPAKGTILEHLETGIHKVWTQSDEGLPYLLMADWNDDLSGLFAHTSTMAAQQLYKALNDMVELLELKGADSDLVADYKEKAKIVKKSVEERCIDKRGHYIRAVAPKNGDFESALNKIKPGMSGLDMEDIRKELTDAKEAGHLIDMGSSDTDGYTFLSTIAWAGFSGIADKDRFAKCVDVCDADLDDPYGVMLCQGDTEMVEGKLPSDDQAWKRNAPGKKENGGGFRHLESWYIASLAKFGYGKKAVDVYMKTLPAKCSEKDPYQYAVERFVYPEYISGPASNDHGKAGHTWLTGTAPTRLGVLIDWIFGVRRDYKGLVIDPCVDPQWKKFSLVRHFRGCKFTINFSNPQGVEKGVASITVDGKKIDGQVIPVTSASCCDNCEHVVDVVMG; this comes from the coding sequence ATGACTGACACAAAGAGAAATAATGGTTCGTTCAGTTTTTCAAAAGACAACGAAGTTCTCATTAAAGAGAAAAGCGGTGATATGACCAGGGAACCGTGGCTTATGCTTCTTGCACGTCGAGAAAAAAAGCCTACGGAAACACTCTGCTGGGGATTGACAAATAATGGTACTACCTTCGCCCGTATTGGTACACAGGAAGGTGATATCCTGAATGGCTTCGTCCATGAAGATCCGTATAAGACTCGTCTTTTGGGGCCCTACGCCTATCTTGTTGATGAGGATGGTTCGTATTTTTCCAATACGTGGTATCCTGTACTACACGAAGACCAAACCCTTGATACCACCTACGGCTTCGGCTACGTTGTCTATAAAACCTCCTATAACAACCTTGATGTTGAGACAACCAACTTTGTTCCGAATGAATATGATGCCATGGTGCAAATACTTAAAATTAAGAATACAGGGTCATCGCAGCGTACGGTAAAACTCTATAATGTGAATCCCATTAATATTGGTGATGCTCGGGATATACAGTTTTCCGGATTTAATACACTCATGATGGGTGGCGCTACTATTGATCGTGATGTAAACGGTGTTGTGTGGCGTAATAGCTATGGGATCCCTTTTACTGATAATGAAGAACGAATTAACGGCGTTTTTGGAAAAGTTGCGGTGCACACCACCTCCTTGGAAAATAAAAGCTTTTCTACTCGCTATGATGAGTTTGTTGGTCACCACACGAATACCATGGCAAATCCGGAAGCAGTTGTTTCAGGCGCAGAGCTTCCCAACCGTGATGCCCATGAACTTACTTCTGCCTTGTCTGCTATTCAAAATGAATTAACCCTTGCTCCCGGTGAAGAGCGTGAGGTTGTTGTTGTATTAGCAGCAGCAAGCACTGAAGACTACTACTGCGAAAACAAACGTGACCTTAAGGCCTTTCTTGCAGATGCCCTGAAACCGGAAAAAGCATGGAAGATGTTCCAATCTGTAAAGGATGATTGGAATGGCGAGCTTGATATGCTCCAGGTTTCAGTTGATGGACTTGAAGAGTTGACACCAAGCTTTAAGTGGTTGCAGTATCAGTGTGCCATGGTTGCTCTTCTAAACCGTATGAAATCTCGTTTTCACTCTGGTTTTGAGTATGGATATGGGTTCCGCGATATTCTTCAAGATCTTTTGGCTCTGTTGCCCTACGATCCGGCAGGTGCCAAGGAGTTGATTAAATATACTGCTCAGCAAATGTTTTCTGATGGATATGTGTATCACAATTTCTATGTGAGCTCTCCCGGCGTAAAAGAGTTTGTTGCCAGTGATGATCCCCTCTGGCTTATCTTCGCTGTGTGTGAGTACATAAAAGAAAGCGGCGATATGGATATCCTCGATGAGGTTGTGCCTTACGTTGATGCCATGGAAGGGCATCCTCCTGCAAAAGGTACCATCCTTGAGCATTTAGAAACCGGTATCCATAAAGTGTGGACTCAGTCGGATGAAGGACTTCCCTATCTGCTTATGGCAGATTGGAATGATGATCTTTCCGGTCTTTTTGCTCACACCTCAACTATGGCAGCACAGCAGCTCTACAAAGCCTTGAATGATATGGTAGAACTTCTTGAGCTCAAAGGGGCTGATTCAGACTTGGTTGCCGACTACAAGGAAAAGGCAAAAATTGTAAAGAAGAGTGTAGAGGAGCGTTGTATTGATAAGCGTGGACATTATATCCGTGCGGTTGCTCCTAAAAATGGTGATTTTGAATCTGCTTTAAATAAAATTAAGCCTGGTATGAGCGGCTTGGATATGGAAGATATTCGCAAAGAGCTCACTGATGCTAAAGAGGCCGGACATCTGATTGATATGGGCAGCAGTGACACCGATGGATATACCTTTCTTTCAACAATTGCCTGGGCAGGATTCTCTGGGATTGCTGATAAGGATCGTTTCGCCAAATGTGTGGATGTGTGTGATGCCGATCTTGATGATCCTTACGGTGTAATGCTTTGTCAAGGTGATACGGAGATGGTTGAAGGGAAACTTCCCAGTGATGATCAGGCCTGGAAAAGAAATGCACCGGGTAAAAAAGAAAATGGTGGCGGGTTCCGTCATTTGGAATCTTGGTATATTGCATCGTTGGCGAAGTTTGGCTACGGTAAGAAAGCAGTTGACGTATATATGAAAACACTTCCTGCAAAATGCTCAGAAAAAGATCCGTACCAATACGCGGTTGAACGTTTTGTCTATCCTGAGTATATTTCCGGTCCTGCATCGAATGATCATGGAAAAGCAGGGCATACGTGGCTTACTGGTACCGCGCCGACTCGACTGGGTGTTTTGATTGACTGGATCTTTGGGGTTCGTCGAGATTATAAGGGTCTTGTTATTGATCCATGTGTGGACCCTCAGTGGAAGAAGTTCTCCTTGGTGCGTCATTTCCGTGGATGCAAGTTTACCATTAATTTCAGCAATCCTCAGGGGGTTGAAAAGGGTGTTGCATCTATTACTGTTGATGGTAAAAAGATTGATGGTCAGGTTATTCCCGTTACTTCTGCATCGTGTTGTGATAATTGCGAGCACGTTGTTGATGTGGTCATGGGATAA
- a CDS encoding SpoIIE family protein phosphatase, with amino-acid sequence MVEHPFIELEYSQHYKHTERIGGDVFIKRRCSTDGSITAVLSDGLGSGVKAHVLANLTAHMGHRFLNGAMDIRQSAEIIMNSLPVCKERRISYATFTMLHMDNRGRANLIEYDTPSLILLRNNRPVTTKPRQIVLHRSTAFKEEVLLHTPLDLHHGDRLVFFSDGVPQSGMGSPRFPLGWRPEAVSEFIVDILHRTPQISARALAEKITQRALSHDRSRAQDDITCASLYVRTPRKTLLVSGPSLKTAEDTRMARTCAEFTGKKIICGGTTARIISRIWEKPLQIQLHNRTRHVPPSSTLEGVDLVTEGILTLSKTVEYLGAYPNIPTATKDPAYALTKLLIESDEVHFLIGTKINEAHQDPSMPVEVGIRRNIITRIIEILEKKHLKQTSLEFI; translated from the coding sequence GTGGTGGAGCATCCTTTTATTGAACTGGAATATAGTCAACACTATAAACATACTGAACGGATTGGCGGAGACGTTTTTATTAAACGTCGATGTAGTACGGATGGCTCTATCACAGCAGTACTTTCTGACGGCCTAGGCAGTGGGGTAAAAGCCCATGTACTCGCCAATCTCACAGCTCACATGGGGCATCGGTTCCTAAACGGAGCTATGGACATCAGACAATCAGCAGAGATTATAATGAACTCACTGCCCGTCTGTAAAGAACGCCGTATTAGCTATGCCACCTTCACCATGCTTCACATGGACAATCGGGGAAGGGCAAACCTCATTGAATATGACACTCCCTCTCTCATACTTCTTAGAAATAATCGCCCCGTTACTACAAAGCCTCGACAAATTGTGCTTCATCGTTCCACGGCATTTAAAGAAGAAGTATTGCTTCATACCCCCCTCGATTTACACCATGGAGATCGATTGGTCTTTTTCTCAGACGGAGTACCCCAATCTGGAATGGGATCGCCCCGGTTTCCCCTGGGGTGGAGACCGGAGGCAGTTTCAGAATTTATTGTGGATATTTTACACCGAACCCCTCAGATATCCGCCCGCGCCCTTGCAGAAAAAATTACCCAACGCGCGCTCTCTCATGATAGATCCCGCGCACAGGATGACATTACCTGCGCCTCGCTGTATGTGCGAACTCCACGAAAAACCCTTCTTGTTTCGGGACCATCACTCAAAACAGCAGAGGATACACGTATGGCCCGTACCTGTGCTGAATTTACGGGAAAAAAAATCATCTGTGGTGGCACAACTGCTCGTATTATCTCACGAATCTGGGAAAAACCCCTACAGATTCAACTCCACAACAGAACCCGCCATGTCCCCCCATCTTCAACCCTTGAAGGAGTTGATTTAGTTACAGAAGGAATCTTAACCCTTTCAAAAACAGTTGAGTATCTTGGAGCATACCCAAATATACCCACGGCAACGAAGGATCCCGCCTATGCCCTTACAAAACTCCTTATTGAGAGTGATGAAGTACATTTTCTCATTGGAACAAAAATAAACGAAGCCCATCAAGACCCTTCCATGCCCGTAGAAGTGGGAATTAGGAGAAATATTATTACACGAATAATTGAAATTCTTGAGAAAAAACACTTAAAACAGACCAGTCTGGAATTCATATAG
- a CDS encoding ZIP family metal transporter, producing MESIVYSFYAGISTALGVVLLMIFGKPNKQALATLLGFAGGIMIAISLFELLPESVDIGSMPASVVGFIFGVALMFLVDKVLPHSHVATPDSFEVENPEKIQAVENPILRTGYLVLFGIALHNLPEGIAIGAGLESSPQLGLMVAVAVALHNIPEGLAIAGPLKSGGLSSFKILLLTLSAGLMTPVGAIIGHFFFNLSEVFVGGALAFAAGAMVYIVNDELVPNANKLHTHFANLGIMGGIILGFGIF from the coding sequence TTGGAAAGTATCGTCTATAGTTTTTATGCGGGTATCTCTACAGCCCTTGGAGTTGTATTACTCATGATCTTCGGAAAGCCAAATAAACAAGCCTTGGCGACGTTACTTGGTTTTGCTGGTGGGATTATGATTGCAATTTCTCTTTTTGAATTACTACCGGAGTCTGTTGATATTGGGTCGATGCCTGCTTCCGTGGTAGGTTTTATTTTTGGAGTTGCCCTTATGTTTCTCGTCGATAAGGTTCTTCCTCACTCACATGTTGCTACGCCGGATAGCTTTGAAGTGGAAAATCCAGAAAAGATACAAGCTGTTGAAAATCCTATTTTGCGTACGGGGTATTTAGTCCTTTTTGGGATAGCCCTGCACAACTTACCTGAGGGAATCGCCATTGGAGCAGGGTTGGAGTCAAGTCCGCAGCTGGGACTCATGGTGGCTGTTGCTGTTGCTCTTCACAATATTCCTGAAGGCCTAGCCATTGCGGGGCCATTAAAATCGGGCGGTCTTTCAAGCTTTAAAATACTCCTTCTCACACTCTCCGCTGGACTTATGACTCCCGTAGGAGCTATAATTGGGCACTTCTTTTTTAATCTTTCTGAAGTGTTTGTCGGGGGAGCTCTTGCCTTTGCTGCTGGTGCTATGGTGTATATTGTAAATGATGAACTTGTCCCCAACGCAAATAAATTGCACACTCATTTTGCCAATCTTGGCATTATGGGCGGTATTATTCTTGGGTTTGGGATATTTTAA
- a CDS encoding NAD(P)H-dependent oxidoreductase subunit E produces the protein MEPETLKICLGTTCYIMGSCDLLAVEEYLPEEICQRITVEGATCLGKCKDIHATPPFIEIDGHIYEAADRSTVESKLREVLHADHK, from the coding sequence ATGGAACCTGAAACACTCAAAATATGCCTTGGAACTACCTGCTATATCATGGGAAGCTGTGACCTTCTCGCCGTGGAAGAGTATCTTCCCGAAGAGATTTGTCAACGTATTACCGTTGAGGGGGCCACTTGTCTGGGCAAATGCAAAGACATACACGCCACCCCTCCATTTATTGAAATTGACGGGCACATATACGAAGCAGCAGATCGTTCCACCGTAGAAAGCAAACTTCGCGAGGTACTCCATGCTGACCATAAATAA
- the guaA gene encoding glutamine-hydrolyzing GMP synthase, protein MDTVAVVDFGGQYTHLIANRIRRLNVYSEIVQPEITPEKLRRYSAIIFSGGPHSVTDPNSPTVDPRILDMNIPILGICYGHQLIAKLMGGSVYSAGSAEYGRAAIRITDKNTLFAECDDTEHVWMSHGDSVEELPEGFSVLASTDDCPYAAVVHTEKRLFGIQFHPEVTDSVHGMEMLDNFLSFSGVQRDWSSKNFISEISEDIRNQCGDRKVFLLVSGGVDSTVAFALLNTVLGPDRVVGLHVDNGLMRQDESAEIMTFMKENGFDNLHIYDAEEEFLSVLAGKYSPEEKRSIIGTEFIEVKTRAQKKMGLNSDEWMIAQGTIYPDTIESAGTKNASKIKTHHNRVDVVLDLIEQGLVIEPLASLYKDEVRLVGEELGIPHNLVWRHPFPGPGLGVRCLCSPGGTENIPTHDASTVQDIADAEGYIGQILPIKSVGVQGDSRTYAHPALLCGDRNWENLDSISTRLTNSVRGVNRVVYALYIEDKAEYNLVEAYLTKERLDRLRVLDHIVTETLYATGEYDTIWQMPVVLLPLVNSAGNECAVLRPIVSREAMTARFCPLTDTAIESIIAQAKEIDGIGDIFFDLTHKPPGTIEWE, encoded by the coding sequence ATGGATACCGTTGCAGTTGTCGATTTCGGGGGACAGTACACTCATCTTATCGCAAATAGAATACGTCGCTTGAATGTGTATTCAGAAATTGTTCAACCAGAGATAACACCCGAAAAACTGCGTCGCTATTCTGCGATTATTTTTAGTGGTGGTCCTCATTCGGTGACAGATCCCAACAGCCCCACTGTAGATCCACGTATTCTTGACATGAACATTCCGATTCTCGGTATCTGCTATGGACATCAGCTTATTGCAAAACTCATGGGTGGTTCGGTATATTCTGCTGGTTCTGCAGAGTATGGTCGCGCTGCTATTCGTATTACAGATAAAAATACGCTCTTTGCCGAATGTGACGATACTGAACATGTGTGGATGAGTCATGGAGATTCTGTGGAAGAGCTTCCTGAAGGGTTTTCCGTACTTGCCTCTACGGATGATTGTCCCTATGCCGCGGTTGTGCATACAGAAAAACGTCTTTTTGGTATTCAATTTCATCCTGAAGTAACTGATTCAGTACACGGAATGGAAATGCTCGATAATTTTCTCTCCTTCAGTGGCGTGCAACGAGACTGGTCGTCTAAAAACTTTATCTCTGAAATATCTGAAGATATCCGAAATCAGTGTGGAGATCGGAAGGTTTTTCTGCTGGTTTCAGGTGGGGTTGATTCCACCGTTGCCTTTGCACTGCTTAATACCGTTCTTGGCCCTGATCGAGTAGTCGGCTTGCACGTTGATAATGGGTTGATGCGGCAAGATGAGTCAGCTGAAATAATGACTTTCATGAAAGAAAATGGCTTTGACAACCTTCATATCTACGATGCAGAAGAGGAGTTTCTTTCCGTACTTGCCGGGAAATATTCTCCAGAGGAAAAACGAAGTATTATCGGTACTGAGTTCATCGAAGTTAAGACACGTGCACAGAAAAAAATGGGGCTTAATTCTGATGAATGGATGATTGCCCAAGGAACCATCTATCCGGATACAATTGAATCTGCAGGAACAAAAAATGCGAGCAAGATTAAGACACATCATAATCGTGTTGATGTTGTTCTTGACCTTATTGAACAGGGGTTGGTTATTGAGCCCTTGGCTTCTCTCTATAAGGATGAAGTTCGATTGGTTGGTGAGGAACTGGGTATTCCTCATAATCTCGTGTGGCGGCATCCCTTTCCTGGCCCGGGCCTTGGGGTTCGTTGTCTGTGTTCTCCTGGTGGTACGGAGAACATTCCCACCCATGATGCAAGTACAGTACAAGATATTGCTGATGCAGAGGGCTATATTGGACAGATTCTCCCAATTAAATCGGTGGGGGTGCAAGGCGATAGTCGCACCTATGCGCATCCAGCCCTGCTCTGCGGTGACCGAAATTGGGAAAATCTTGACTCAATTTCTACGCGCCTTACCAATTCTGTCCGCGGGGTAAACCGTGTTGTCTATGCCCTCTATATTGAAGACAAGGCGGAGTACAATCTTGTTGAAGCTTACCTTACGAAGGAGCGCCTTGATCGGCTTCGTGTTCTTGATCATATTGTAACAGAAACCCTGTATGCGACAGGAGAATATGATACAATTTGGCAGATGCCGGTGGTACTTCTTCCTTTAGTGAATTCTGCGGGCAATGAGTGTGCTGTGTTACGCCCGATTGTATCGCGTGAGGCCATGACAGCTCGTTTCTGTCCTCTCACTGATACTGCTATAGAATCAATTATTGCACAAGCAAAAGAGATTGATGGCATTGGAGATATCTTCTTTGATTTAACTCATAAACCCCCGGGAACAATTGAGTGGGAATAA
- a CDS encoding monomeric [FeFe] hydrogenase, translating to MLTINNETTRIRKQLGAAMLKAVRKEELYRLDHIPIDLRPRIHGEASRCCVYKDRAMLRYRLMALLGFSIEEDDNEYLALAEYAEQALTRQERPNPVLTVIDMACSACRGGTHTVSDMCMGCVARPCRHTCPVSAITMVDGHAKIDTTSCINCKKCTKVCPYSAISYTPVPCEEKCPVRAISKGKDGKARINYDKCIFCGRCTRSCPFGAVMERSSLVDVARLLWSSTPIVALVAPSLVGQFPGTMGQVVTALHQLGFSHVEEVAEGADKTITLEAEEYMILQKDGPTTMGTSCCPAYTEAVRKHVPEFTPHLSHTKSPLYYSAEMASQRYPGAPRVFIGPCVAKKAEAQRDSSVEFVLTYEELGSLFLAEGLQIEDLAETPFDSSNASAEAWGFATSGGVSTAVAQEVEKQTATTASTLCIDGLDKKGLAMLRAAGNGKFQGKLVEVMSCHGGCLGGPGIIAPPALSTKKLEQYVQTHTEESTQPSIT from the coding sequence ATGCTGACCATAAATAATGAAACAACACGCATTCGAAAACAACTTGGTGCGGCCATGCTTAAGGCTGTGCGTAAGGAAGAATTATATCGCCTCGATCATATCCCTATTGATTTACGCCCCCGTATACATGGTGAAGCGAGTCGTTGCTGTGTATACAAAGATCGAGCCATGCTTCGATACCGGCTAATGGCGCTCTTGGGGTTTTCCATAGAAGAAGATGACAACGAATACCTCGCCCTTGCAGAATATGCAGAGCAGGCTCTCACACGACAGGAACGTCCGAATCCGGTATTAACAGTTATTGATATGGCCTGCAGTGCATGCAGAGGTGGTACTCATACCGTCTCAGATATGTGCATGGGCTGTGTTGCTCGGCCCTGTAGGCACACCTGTCCTGTCTCTGCCATTACCATGGTTGACGGACACGCTAAAATAGATACAACATCCTGTATCAACTGTAAAAAATGCACCAAGGTCTGTCCATATAGCGCCATATCATATACTCCGGTGCCCTGCGAAGAAAAATGTCCTGTTCGAGCTATTTCAAAAGGAAAGGACGGCAAAGCCCGCATTAATTACGATAAATGCATATTCTGTGGACGCTGCACAAGAAGTTGCCCCTTTGGCGCTGTCATGGAACGAAGCTCTCTCGTGGACGTAGCTCGCCTGTTATGGAGCAGTACCCCCATCGTTGCCTTGGTGGCACCATCGTTAGTAGGCCAGTTTCCCGGAACCATGGGGCAAGTTGTAACAGCCTTACACCAACTTGGCTTTTCCCATGTGGAAGAAGTTGCTGAAGGGGCCGACAAAACCATTACCTTGGAAGCAGAAGAATATATGATCTTACAGAAAGACGGGCCGACCACCATGGGTACTTCATGTTGTCCAGCGTATACAGAAGCTGTGCGAAAACACGTACCAGAATTCACCCCACATCTCTCCCATACAAAGAGTCCCTTATACTATTCTGCTGAAATGGCATCTCAGCGATACCCCGGTGCCCCCCGAGTATTTATTGGTCCCTGTGTAGCAAAGAAGGCCGAAGCACAGCGCGACTCATCCGTAGAGTTTGTCCTAACGTACGAGGAGTTGGGCTCACTCTTTTTAGCAGAGGGGCTTCAAATTGAAGATCTTGCGGAAACCCCCTTTGATTCGTCCAATGCCTCTGCAGAAGCCTGGGGATTTGCCACATCAGGCGGGGTTAGCACAGCCGTTGCCCAGGAAGTAGAAAAACAAACAGCTACTACGGCATCTACTCTCTGTATAGACGGACTTGATAAAAAAGGACTCGCCATGCTTCGTGCTGCTGGTAACGGAAAATTTCAAGGAAAGCTCGTGGAGGTCATGTCATGTCACGGTGGGTGCCTTGGTGGGCCGGGAATAATCGCCCCCCCTGCTCTGAGTACCAAAAAGCTAGAGCAGTATGTACAAACTCATACCGAGGAGTCAACACAACCAAGTATCACCTAA
- a CDS encoding type IV pilus twitching motility protein PilT — protein sequence MASFQELLKKCLDLGASDVHITAGLPPMYRIDGKLNPGGTERLNKTQTEALAYSIMTEKQRKHFEQNNEIDFSFGAKNIGRFRANVFLQRGCVATSLRIIPTEIHAFDDLGLPPIIKDLMDRPNGLILVTGPTGSGKSTTLASMIDYLNENRAEHILTIEDPIEFVHHHKGCMINQREIDHDTNDFATALKSALRQDPDIVLIGELRDLETIKAALTIAETGHLTFATLHTNSAPKTISRIVDVFPANQKSTIRTQLSMVLEAIVSQSLLPKVQGGRVVATELLVPNSGIRQLIRDDKLHQLPGMMEVGSQDGMHTMNSDLARLYHENSVSLKDIMKKSPDPKGLEKLLFE from the coding sequence ATGGCATCATTTCAGGAACTGCTCAAAAAATGCCTCGACCTTGGGGCGTCCGACGTTCATATCACAGCAGGACTCCCCCCCATGTACCGTATTGACGGAAAACTGAACCCCGGTGGGACAGAGCGGCTTAACAAAACCCAAACAGAAGCCCTTGCATACAGCATTATGACTGAAAAGCAGCGAAAGCATTTTGAGCAAAACAACGAAATTGACTTCTCCTTTGGTGCTAAAAATATTGGACGATTTCGGGCAAACGTATTTCTTCAACGCGGCTGTGTAGCAACCTCTCTACGAATTATCCCCACAGAAATTCATGCCTTCGATGACTTGGGGCTTCCCCCCATAATTAAAGATCTTATGGATCGTCCCAACGGCCTTATTCTTGTAACGGGACCTACGGGAAGCGGTAAGTCGACCACCTTGGCCTCGATGATTGACTACCTCAACGAAAACCGGGCCGAACATATTCTCACAATCGAAGACCCCATTGAGTTTGTGCACCATCATAAAGGATGCATGATTAATCAACGGGAGATTGATCATGACACGAACGATTTTGCAACGGCCTTAAAGTCGGCACTTCGACAGGACCCAGATATCGTGCTCATCGGTGAGTTGCGCGATTTGGAAACCATAAAAGCTGCCTTAACAATTGCAGAAACAGGGCACCTCACCTTTGCAACCCTCCATACAAATTCAGCCCCAAAAACAATCAGCCGGATTGTTGACGTATTTCCCGCAAATCAAAAATCAACTATTCGTACGCAGCTTTCCATGGTACTTGAGGCAATTGTGAGCCAGAGTCTTCTTCCCAAAGTACAAGGCGGGCGGGTTGTTGCCACGGAACTCCTTGTTCCAAACTCCGGGATTCGGCAGCTCATCCGTGATGATAAGCTCCATCAACTACCCGGTATGATGGAAGTGGGATCACAGGACGGCATGCACACAATGAACAGCGATTTGGCTCGACTCTACCATGAGAATAGTGTATCCCTCAAGGACATTATGAAAAAGAGTCCCGACCCAAAAGGCTTGGAAAAGCTGCTGTTTGAATAA
- a CDS encoding sigma-70 family RNA polymerase sigma factor — translation MQQSRAESLYFRDINKYDLLSDEEELEVIERVQKGDKKAADTLITSNLRFVVSVARKYRGRGLSYLELINEGNLGLLKAAQRYDKEKKVKFISYAVWWVRQSIQKAVFEQTSSVRIPMNKITLVNKFKKALEANDGDFDKTINQEEFRGSKIDILDVLEKSVEISLDTPIGNSPDDDGGRSLLDIINEPATQEDESAMRELTGIINKAMMRLNSREEKIVRMYYGVNFSKSFTLEEIGEELNLTRERVRLIRDRALRKLYKNPTVREEMNDYIDDKGM, via the coding sequence GTGCAACAATCAAGGGCTGAGTCCCTCTATTTCAGAGATATTAATAAATATGATCTTCTCTCTGATGAAGAAGAGTTGGAAGTTATTGAGCGTGTACAAAAAGGTGATAAAAAAGCCGCGGATACTCTCATAACGTCAAATCTTCGATTTGTTGTTAGTGTTGCTCGCAAGTATCGAGGGCGTGGCTTAAGCTATTTAGAGCTGATTAATGAGGGCAATCTTGGCCTTTTAAAGGCTGCGCAACGGTATGATAAAGAAAAGAAAGTAAAATTTATTTCCTACGCGGTGTGGTGGGTGCGCCAGTCTATTCAAAAGGCTGTTTTTGAACAGACCTCCTCCGTACGCATTCCCATGAATAAAATCACCTTGGTAAATAAGTTTAAAAAAGCCTTAGAAGCAAATGATGGAGATTTTGATAAGACGATTAATCAGGAAGAGTTTCGTGGAAGTAAAATAGATATTCTTGATGTGCTTGAAAAAAGTGTTGAAATCTCCCTTGATACACCAATTGGAAACAGCCCCGATGATGATGGGGGGCGTTCGCTCCTCGATATTATTAATGAGCCAGCAACGCAGGAAGATGAAAGTGCGATGCGGGAATTAACCGGAATTATCAATAAAGCCATGATGCGGCTCAACTCCCGGGAAGAGAAGATTGTTCGTATGTATTATGGGGTAAATTTTTCAAAAAGCTTTACCCTTGAGGAGATTGGCGAGGAGCTAAATCTTACGCGCGAACGTGTACGTCTGATTCGCGATCGGGCATTGCGAAAGCTGTATAAAAACCCCACGGTTCGTGAAGAAATGAACGATTATATTGATGATAAGGGGATGTGA